The Pantoea sp. At-9b genome includes a window with the following:
- a CDS encoding ATP-binding cassette domain-containing protein — protein sequence MTEISSRLYGEGLTLGYDKKVVAENLSVAIPEGELTVIIGPNACGKSTLLRTLSRLNTPLKGQVFLDGEAIARYPTKEVARRLGLLPQSSNAPAGISVTELVARGRYPHQALFGRWRAEDEQAVQQAMLATGVSDLADQQVDTLSGGQRQRVWIAMVLAQQTPLLLLDEPTTWLDITHQIELLELMQDLNQQHGRSLVVVLHDLNHACRYATHLIAMRHGRIIAEGKPAEIVTPALIEQVYGLRCVIVEDPVAHTPMIVPLGRPKT from the coding sequence ATGACCGAAATCTCCAGCCGTCTTTATGGCGAAGGGTTGACGCTGGGTTACGACAAAAAAGTGGTGGCAGAAAATTTGTCGGTGGCGATACCGGAAGGGGAGCTGACGGTGATTATCGGCCCGAACGCCTGCGGCAAATCAACCCTGCTACGCACCCTGAGTCGTCTGAATACGCCGTTGAAAGGTCAGGTGTTTTTGGATGGGGAAGCCATTGCACGCTATCCCACGAAAGAAGTGGCACGCCGTCTTGGCCTGTTGCCACAAAGTTCTAACGCACCCGCTGGCATCAGCGTGACTGAGCTGGTGGCGCGTGGACGCTATCCACATCAGGCGCTGTTTGGCCGCTGGCGCGCTGAAGATGAGCAGGCGGTACAGCAGGCGATGCTGGCAACCGGCGTCTCGGATCTCGCCGATCAACAGGTGGATACCTTGTCGGGTGGTCAGCGCCAGCGCGTATGGATTGCGATGGTGCTGGCGCAGCAAACGCCGCTGTTGTTACTGGACGAGCCGACGACCTGGCTGGATATCACCCATCAGATTGAATTGCTGGAATTGATGCAGGATCTCAATCAACAGCACGGTCGCTCGTTGGTGGTGGTCCTGCATGACCTGAATCATGCCTGTCGTTACGCCACGCACCTGATTGCCATGCGCCATGGCCGGATTATTGCGGAAGGGAAACCGGCAGAGATTGTCACGCCCGCACTGATTGAGCAGGTGTATGGTTTGCGCTGCGTGATTGTGGAAGACCCGGTGGCACACACGCCCATGATTGTGCCGCTGGGGCGGCCAAAAACATAA
- the fepD gene encoding Fe(3+)-siderophore ABC transporter permease yields the protein MYQTRALAGSGMLLVLLIALSLMLGAQSISLSDVYHAVTTTCGSADCVIVREARLPRTLAGLLAGVALGLAGALMQSLTRNPLADPGILGVNAGASFAVVLGMAWFNAHTPAEWLAFAFSGALLASLLVSMTGAIGGGRVNPVRLTLAGVALSAVLEGLTSGISLLNPDIYDHLRFWHSGSLDIRSFTSLRTLWPAVALGSVVALCLSQALNSLSMGGDMATALGTRVARTQLLGLLAIALLCGAATAAVGPIAFVGLMTPHLARWLVGNDHRWLLPATALVTPILLLTADIIGRLLVPGELRVSIVTAMLGAPMLIVLVRRKLARGAV from the coding sequence AATGCTGGGTGCGCAATCCATTTCTCTTTCCGATGTTTATCATGCTGTTACCACCACCTGTGGTAGTGCCGATTGCGTTATCGTGCGCGAGGCGCGTTTGCCGCGAACCCTGGCCGGTTTACTGGCGGGAGTGGCACTGGGGCTGGCCGGGGCGCTAATGCAAAGCCTGACGCGTAACCCGCTGGCTGACCCCGGTATCCTCGGGGTCAATGCCGGAGCCAGTTTCGCCGTGGTACTGGGCATGGCGTGGTTTAACGCGCATACCCCAGCCGAATGGCTCGCTTTTGCGTTTAGCGGTGCGCTGCTGGCCTCATTACTGGTGTCGATGACCGGTGCGATTGGCGGAGGACGCGTCAATCCGGTGCGTTTAACCTTGGCGGGCGTGGCGTTAAGCGCGGTACTGGAGGGGCTGACGTCGGGTATCTCGCTGCTCAATCCTGACATTTATGACCACCTGCGTTTCTGGCATAGCGGCTCGCTGGATATCCGCAGCTTCACCAGTCTACGCACCCTATGGCCAGCCGTCGCACTGGGCAGCGTGGTGGCTTTATGTCTGTCGCAGGCGTTAAACAGCCTGAGTATGGGCGGCGATATGGCAACGGCGCTGGGTACGCGCGTGGCACGCACTCAGTTGCTGGGGCTGCTGGCGATTGCCTTGCTATGTGGTGCCGCAACCGCTGCGGTCGGACCGATTGCGTTTGTCGGGTTGATGACACCGCATCTGGCGCGCTGGCTGGTGGGGAATGACCATCGCTGGCTGCTGCCTGCGACCGCACTGGTGACGCCGATCCTGCTGCTGACAGCGGATATTATTGGCCGCCTGCTGGTGCCCGGTGAACTGCGCGTCTCCATTGTGACCGCCATGCTGGGTGCACCGATGTTGATTGTGTTGGTGCGCCGCAAACTCGCGCGGGGTGCGGTATGA
- the fepG gene encoding iron-enterobactin ABC transporter permease codes for MTRRVMFHTCWLLLGCGLIAFLAMTRGTLPLSGEQIWQVLLGQGASNVKLIVLEWRLPRVLMALLIGAALGVSGAIFQSLLRNPLGSPDILGFNTGAYSGVLVALVLFNQSASAITMAALIGGIATAALVYLFAWRNGVETFRLIIVGISVRALLMGLNSWLIISASLDAALSAGLWSAGTLNGITWNKTPPVIAALLVALLLVALLARRMRLLEMGDDTASALGVPVERSRLWLMLLGVVLIAASTALVGPISFVALLAPQIARRLGGGMPLAALCGALLLIAADFAAQHLFLPYQLPVGVITVSLGGLYLIALLVREARRQ; via the coding sequence ATGACCCGACGCGTCATGTTTCATACCTGCTGGCTACTGCTGGGTTGTGGGTTGATCGCATTCCTGGCAATGACGCGGGGAACCTTACCGCTCAGTGGGGAACAAATCTGGCAGGTGCTGCTGGGACAGGGTGCCAGCAATGTCAAACTGATCGTGCTGGAGTGGCGTTTACCACGAGTACTGATGGCGTTGCTGATTGGTGCCGCGCTGGGCGTAAGTGGTGCGATTTTCCAGTCCTTGCTACGTAATCCGTTGGGTAGCCCGGATATCCTTGGCTTTAACACTGGAGCCTACAGCGGCGTGCTGGTGGCGCTGGTGCTGTTCAACCAGAGCGCCTCAGCGATCACGATGGCCGCATTGATCGGTGGCATTGCCACTGCCGCGTTGGTCTACTTGTTTGCCTGGCGCAACGGTGTGGAAACCTTCCGTTTGATTATCGTCGGCATCAGCGTGCGCGCGCTGTTAATGGGGCTGAACAGTTGGTTGATTATCAGTGCCTCACTGGATGCGGCCCTCAGTGCCGGTTTGTGGAGCGCCGGTACGCTTAACGGTATCACCTGGAACAAGACGCCGCCGGTGATCGCCGCGTTGCTGGTGGCGCTGCTGTTGGTGGCGTTGCTGGCACGGCGCATGCGTTTGCTGGAGATGGGCGATGATACCGCCAGCGCCCTCGGCGTGCCGGTGGAGCGTAGCCGTCTGTGGCTGATGCTGCTGGGGGTGGTGCTGATCGCCGCCTCCACGGCGCTGGTCGGCCCGATCTCCTTTGTGGCGCTCCTCGCACCGCAGATTGCGCGTCGCCTCGGTGGCGGCATGCCGCTGGCGGCGCTGTGTGGTGCGCTGTTGCTGATCGCTGCCGATTTCGCCGCGCAGCATCTGTTCCTGCCTTATCAATTGCCGGTGGGCGTGATTACCGTCAGCCTCGGCGGCCTTTATCTGATTGCTTTACTGGTGCGGGAGGCACGACGCCAATGA